One Candidatus Neomarinimicrobiota bacterium genomic window carries:
- a CDS encoding TonB-dependent receptor, with the protein MIRLKPKILIFLITAFSLLHAGTTGKLRGVVNGADRQPLPGANVLVENTFLGAAADQDGYYYILNIPPGVYTVTFSVIGYKTLKVENVRIQTDLTTELNASMEETVLEAGEEVTVVAQRSMIQRDATASAVVISSDIIADSPIETFQAIVQTKAGVSADASGALHFRGGRADEIVYLVDGVPNVNPYISRLGVDIATNAIQELSVLTGSFSAEYGQAMSGVVNIVTKNPAPEYHGSISFMGGDLSTNYDIDIHDMIRDQVELFDSGNNQELEATVSGPFPFFDRLRFFASLRKVTQQGYLFGLSRYTSYGVEKDSSEWKPFPMNPLEKLNLQTKISFSPFSKVKLQYNLLVEDSFWKSYSHPRKYLEEGHYQNFKDAVSHMFKLTHQLNARNFYTVSYSRIKNNYEYFAYTDREDERYVWGGYYIQDSNYEFYTGGTNNGHHERKITTDQVTAQLISQVNDQHEVKVGFEGKVHDFYLFNWTTNVDRRDEPWIDINGNSEYDVGEEFTDLDGSGDWSPAKDDNGNGEAGDIIVGSGAYFDRYSPNPKEYSAYIQDKIELREMVINVGWRWEYYDTGGRVALDWTNPSPDSTKEAAPKHQFSPRFSIAYPVTDRGKLFFSYGHFFQMPPYFRLYHNPDFDVLPGVIKSDIGNADLKPQKTVSYEVGFEQEVAADAAIYMKAYYKDFRNLLGQRVYILPGGSDSYALFINRDWGNVKGISFSFDKRFTSFVSGSIDYTYQVAAGNESDPTRTRRDYRLSIEPQKKVVFLSWDQTHTLRFNLNIGRPGSWRVSTIGVVESGYPYTPKDVNELVRIAEENSGRKPERVNVDITAYKNIRLPLGSRAISYRLFVKIYNLLDRRNENYVWDSSGRAGYSLGRYGGWSTPEWVNRPNWYSKPRQVYLGMSVEF; encoded by the coding sequence ATGATCCGACTGAAACCGAAGATCCTGATCTTCCTGATCACGGCCTTTTCGTTGTTGCATGCCGGCACGACCGGGAAGCTGAGGGGTGTGGTGAACGGTGCTGATAGACAACCGTTGCCCGGCGCGAATGTCCTGGTGGAAAATACTTTCCTTGGTGCTGCTGCTGATCAGGATGGATACTACTATATCCTGAACATTCCGCCGGGAGTGTACACTGTCACCTTCTCCGTGATAGGTTACAAGACATTGAAGGTAGAAAATGTCAGGATTCAGACCGATCTGACCACTGAGCTCAATGCCAGCATGGAAGAGACGGTGCTTGAAGCCGGCGAAGAGGTGACGGTCGTAGCTCAGCGATCCATGATTCAGCGTGACGCCACTGCCAGCGCGGTGGTCATTTCATCGGACATCATTGCTGATTCTCCTATTGAGACCTTTCAGGCCATCGTGCAGACTAAGGCAGGTGTAAGCGCCGACGCCAGCGGCGCACTCCATTTTCGTGGCGGCAGGGCCGATGAGATAGTCTATCTTGTGGATGGTGTACCCAACGTCAATCCGTACATCAGCAGACTGGGAGTGGATATTGCAACCAACGCTATTCAGGAACTGTCCGTACTCACCGGTTCTTTCAGTGCTGAGTACGGTCAGGCTATGTCGGGTGTGGTTAACATAGTCACCAAGAATCCCGCTCCTGAATACCACGGATCTATCTCTTTTATGGGCGGTGATCTGAGTACCAATTACGATATCGATATTCATGATATGATAAGGGATCAAGTTGAACTGTTTGATAGTGGCAACAATCAGGAACTGGAAGCCACTGTCTCAGGTCCTTTCCCGTTCTTCGACCGTCTGCGTTTTTTCGCTTCGCTCAGAAAAGTTACCCAGCAGGGATACCTTTTCGGCCTCTCCCGTTATACTTCTTACGGCGTTGAGAAGGATTCATCCGAATGGAAACCTTTTCCCATGAACCCACTGGAGAAACTGAATCTGCAGACGAAAATTTCCTTTTCGCCCTTCAGTAAGGTCAAGTTGCAGTACAATCTTCTCGTGGAGGACAGTTTCTGGAAGAGCTACTCTCATCCCAGGAAATATCTTGAAGAAGGTCACTACCAGAACTTCAAGGACGCGGTGAGTCACATGTTTAAGCTGACACATCAGCTGAACGCGCGGAATTTTTACACGGTCAGTTACTCGCGTATCAAGAACAACTATGAATATTTTGCTTATACAGATCGCGAGGATGAACGCTATGTCTGGGGCGGCTATTACATCCAGGACAGCAATTATGAGTTCTACACTGGCGGGACGAATAACGGTCACCATGAGCGTAAAATAACCACCGATCAGGTGACAGCACAGCTCATCAGTCAGGTGAATGACCAGCATGAAGTAAAGGTAGGGTTTGAAGGGAAAGTCCACGATTTCTATCTCTTCAACTGGACGACGAATGTTGACCGGAGAGACGAGCCGTGGATAGACATCAACGGCAATAGCGAGTATGATGTGGGTGAAGAATTTACGGATCTAGATGGTAGCGGAGACTGGAGTCCTGCCAAGGATGACAACGGCAACGGAGAAGCTGGCGATATCATAGTAGGATCGGGCGCATATTTCGACAGGTACAGTCCCAATCCGAAAGAATACTCCGCCTACATTCAGGACAAGATTGAACTGCGGGAGATGGTAATCAATGTTGGCTGGCGGTGGGAATATTACGATACAGGTGGGCGTGTCGCCCTTGATTGGACTAATCCTTCACCTGACAGCACTAAAGAGGCAGCGCCCAAGCATCAGTTCAGTCCGCGATTCTCTATTGCTTATCCGGTAACGGACAGGGGAAAGCTTTTCTTCTCTTACGGTCACTTTTTCCAGATGCCGCCCTATTTCCGCCTCTACCATAATCCCGATTTTGATGTCCTCCCCGGTGTTATCAAGAGCGACATCGGCAACGCAGATCTGAAGCCTCAGAAGACAGTGAGCTACGAGGTCGGATTTGAGCAAGAGGTGGCTGCCGATGCCGCCATCTATATGAAGGCTTACTACAAAGACTTCCGCAATCTTCTGGGTCAGCGCGTCTATATTCTTCCCGGTGGATCGGATTCCTATGCTCTGTTCATCAACCGGGACTGGGGCAATGTGAAAGGGATATCGTTCAGTTTTGATAAGCGGTTTACCTCTTTTGTTTCCGGCTCAATTGACTACACATATCAGGTGGCTGCAGGAAACGAATCAGATCCCACCCGTACGCGCCGTGACTACCGTCTTTCCATTGAACCACAGAAAAAAGTCGTCTTCCTAAGCTGGGACCAGACGCATACCTTACGCTTTAATCTTAATATCGGACGACCCGGGAGTTGGCGCGTGAGTACCATCGGCGTTGTTGAGAGCGGCTATCCTTATACGCCCAAAGATGTTAACGAACTAGTGAGGATTGCAGAAGAGAACTCTGGCAGAAAGCCGGAACGGGTGAATGTGGATATAACAGCCTACAAGAACATCAGGCTGCCGCTGGGGTCGAGAGCTATCTCATACAGGTTGTTCGTGAAGATATATAACTTGCTGGACCGAAGAAACGAGAATTATGTGTGGGACAGTTCGGGCAGAGCAGGATATTCCCTTGGGCGATATGGCGGCTGGTCTACGCCTGAATGGGTAAATCGGCCCAACTGGTATTCTAAACCGAGACAGGTATATCTCGGAATGTCGGTTGAGTTTTAG
- a CDS encoding PorV/PorQ family protein — protein sequence MRSAKEYNSLKKSFGRTYCLFFFLLMGLTVQISSLSATTKAGTSVAQFLKIGVGARGVAVGESFNALTSDVTAIYWNPAGLASLARNELAFSNNNWFAGITHQFFAVGIPLSGARGTVGLFAINLSVPEEEVRTVYQPEGTGEFFSAGNLAIGASYALSLTDRFSFGFVGKYVQESVWSMHSSAVALDIGTLYRSSFRNIRIGIVLSNFGTKMQLEGRANLLFVDPDPFIEGNTETIRAELEMGKWDLPLYVRTGVAFDLVQSKAFTVSYAVDMLHPNDNREFVNTGIEVAVSDMIFLRGGYRGLGMDELEGGFAFGAGLSISVGPSSFSVDYAVTDFGRLSDVHHLTLGLGF from the coding sequence ATGAGATCTGCAAAAGAGTACAATAGCTTGAAGAAATCGTTCGGTAGAACATACTGTCTCTTCTTCTTTCTGCTCATGGGATTGACTGTACAGATAAGTTCCCTTTCGGCGACTACCAAGGCGGGGACGTCTGTGGCGCAGTTTCTTAAGATTGGCGTCGGTGCAAGAGGAGTTGCTGTGGGGGAATCGTTCAATGCACTGACCTCGGATGTGACAGCCATCTACTGGAATCCGGCGGGGCTTGCCAGTCTTGCACGCAATGAACTAGCTTTCTCCAATAACAATTGGTTTGCGGGGATTACTCATCAGTTCTTCGCCGTGGGTATTCCTCTCAGTGGTGCCCGCGGGACTGTCGGTCTATTTGCTATTAATCTTTCAGTCCCGGAGGAAGAAGTTAGAACAGTTTATCAGCCGGAAGGGACGGGTGAATTTTTCAGTGCTGGCAATCTCGCCATAGGCGCCTCCTATGCCCTTTCCCTTACAGACCGCTTCTCCTTCGGGTTCGTGGGCAAGTACGTTCAGGAATCGGTCTGGTCGATGCATTCCTCAGCGGTGGCACTGGATATCGGTACTCTCTACCGCAGTAGTTTCAGGAATATTCGCATCGGCATCGTTCTCAGCAATTTCGGCACGAAAATGCAGCTGGAAGGGAGAGCTAATCTCCTTTTCGTTGATCCTGACCCATTTATTGAGGGGAATACTGAAACTATCCGGGCAGAGTTGGAGATGGGAAAGTGGGACCTTCCTCTCTACGTCAGGACGGGAGTGGCATTTGACCTCGTCCAGTCCAAGGCGTTCACAGTGTCTTATGCTGTTGACATGCTTCACCCGAATGACAATCGTGAGTTTGTAAATACAGGTATCGAAGTTGCCGTCAGTGATATGATCTTTCTCCGGGGAGGTTACCGGGGGCTTGGGATGGACGAACTTGAAGGTGGATTTGCTTTCGGCGCCGGTCTCTCCATCTCTGTGGGACCGTCGTCTTTCAGCGTGGATTATGCCGTTACAGATTTCGGCCGCCTTTCGGATGTCCATCACCTCACGCTGGGACTAGGATTCTAG
- a CDS encoding nucleoside recognition domain-containing protein, whose product MLNYIWLGMILLSVVVGTVTGKIDAVTEAAISSAKAAVELAIGLIGAMALWLGLMKVADQAGLVQLLAKGIKPVTKRLFPEIPEDHPSMGAMVLNISANILGLGNAATPFGIKAMEELQKLNPVKETATNAMCMFLAVNTSSVQLLLPATVVGIMGATSSQIFITTILATSCSTVVGILAARSLEKVRVFRRDEGEDSIEIQN is encoded by the coding sequence ATGCTGAATTACATTTGGTTGGGAATGATTTTGCTGTCAGTGGTTGTCGGTACCGTTACAGGCAAGATAGATGCAGTGACAGAAGCGGCCATCAGCAGTGCCAAGGCTGCGGTTGAACTGGCCATCGGCCTCATCGGTGCCATGGCTCTCTGGCTCGGACTGATGAAGGTGGCGGATCAAGCCGGACTGGTTCAGCTTCTGGCGAAGGGAATCAAGCCGGTCACGAAGAGACTCTTTCCTGAGATCCCGGAGGACCACCCGTCCATGGGAGCCATGGTGCTCAATATTTCAGCGAATATCCTCGGCCTGGGAAACGCTGCAACGCCCTTTGGCATCAAGGCCATGGAAGAGCTGCAGAAGCTTAATCCAGTGAAAGAGACCGCCACTAATGCCATGTGCATGTTTCTGGCCGTTAACACCTCAAGCGTCCAGCTTCTCCTTCCCGCCACGGTAGTGGGAATCATGGGGGCTACGTCCAGTCAGATATTCATTACTACTATTCTTGCCACGTCGTGCTCCACGGTTGTGGGGATTCTGGCCGCTAGGTCATTGGAAAAAGTTAGAGTATTCAGGAGAGATGAAGGGGAAGATTCTATCGAGATTCAGAATTGA
- a CDS encoding spore maturation protein: protein MEIINTVSKYVIPFLIAAIPLYALAVKRVKVYEEFVEGAKEGFTIAVRIIPYLVAILVAIGMLRASGALEWILVGLKPLLSLIGFPPENLPLALMRPLSGSGSFGLLADLVNEYGTDSLQAKIGATMYGSTETTFYVLAVYFGAVGIRKTRHAVVAGLIADITGVLAAVYICRLFFS, encoded by the coding sequence ATGGAGATCATCAATACAGTTTCCAAATACGTTATTCCATTCCTCATCGCTGCTATTCCCCTTTACGCTCTCGCGGTGAAACGGGTAAAAGTATACGAGGAGTTTGTGGAGGGAGCCAAGGAAGGTTTTACCATTGCCGTCAGGATCATCCCCTATCTGGTGGCGATTCTTGTGGCCATCGGTATGCTCCGGGCCTCTGGCGCGCTGGAGTGGATACTCGTCGGCTTGAAGCCCCTCCTGTCGCTCATCGGTTTTCCTCCTGAGAATCTCCCGCTTGCTCTCATGCGCCCCCTTTCGGGCAGCGGATCTTTTGGCCTGCTGGCTGACCTTGTCAATGAATACGGAACCGATTCATTGCAGGCAAAGATTGGAGCGACGATGTACGGATCTACAGAGACGACATTTTACGTTTTGGCCGTCTACTTCGGAGCGGTGGGTATCCGCAAGACGCGTCATGCAGTTGTGGCGGGACTCATCGCCGACATCACGGGGGTTCTGGCCGCTGTCTATATCTGCCGCTTGTTCTTTTCGTAG
- a CDS encoding homoserine kinase, with protein sequence MDWIKVFAPATIGNIGPGFDVLGLAIGGWGDVIEARKTDSGILISEIESEHDLPTDPNENTAGIAAQEVLKLLGVDGGVELKIRKGLPSGSGLGSSAASAAAAAFATNHLYGDQLSKEDLILPATKAEEHVSGGFFADNTAPCLLGGATLTRSKLPLDVTKIGHIDNLRIILVTPDVVILTREAREILPDTVPLDGFVNNMANSCLISAAFAKNDYDLFARSLNDVVVEPVRAQLIQGYEEVKENALKSGADGVAISGSGPTLFAITNYTNNHPYLIEDAMVRSFKQFGVECKSIITEVDLEGTRLVDE encoded by the coding sequence ATGGACTGGATCAAGGTATTCGCACCAGCCACAATCGGCAACATCGGTCCCGGTTTCGACGTGCTGGGGCTGGCGATAGGTGGCTGGGGTGACGTCATCGAAGCTCGGAAGACAGACTCCGGCATACTCATCAGCGAGATCGAGTCCGAGCACGACCTCCCCACCGATCCCAACGAAAACACCGCCGGCATCGCCGCCCAAGAAGTGCTGAAACTCCTGGGAGTAGACGGGGGAGTGGAACTCAAGATCAGGAAGGGACTGCCGTCGGGATCAGGGCTTGGATCGAGCGCTGCCTCGGCTGCGGCCGCAGCCTTCGCCACCAATCATCTCTACGGCGATCAACTCTCGAAGGAAGACCTCATTCTCCCGGCAACCAAAGCCGAGGAACACGTCTCCGGCGGCTTCTTCGCCGACAACACAGCGCCGTGCCTTTTAGGTGGCGCCACACTCACCCGCTCGAAGCTTCCCCTCGACGTCACCAAGATCGGCCACATCGATAACCTGCGCATCATCCTCGTCACGCCGGATGTGGTAATCCTCACGCGGGAAGCAAGAGAGATACTACCGGACACCGTCCCTCTCGACGGCTTCGTCAACAACATGGCTAACTCTTGCCTCATCTCTGCCGCTTTCGCCAAGAACGATTATGATCTGTTCGCCCGCAGTCTGAATGATGTGGTCGTTGAGCCTGTCCGAGCGCAGTTGATTCAAGGCTACGAGGAGGTAAAGGAGAATGCCCTAAAATCCGGGGCCGACGGCGTCGCCATTTCCGGTTCGGGACCTACCCTCTTCGCCATCACCAACTACACCAACAACCACCCCTATCTCATCGAAGACGCCATGGTACGATCCTTTAAGCAGTTTGGCGTTGAGTGTAAAAGCATCATCACGGAGGTTGACCTTGAGGGGACGCGGCTGGTTGATGAATAG